The Leifsonia sp. ZF2019 DNA segment CGTACTCTGACGCCATGAGCACGACAGCATCTCCTGCCCGACGGCCGCGGGCCGACGCCGAACGCAACCGCCGACGGGTCCTCGACGCCGCGACGCAGGTGTTCGCCGAGCACGGCCCGGCTGCGACGCTGGGCGACGTCGCCCGCGCAGCCGGTGTCGGGGTGGGGACGATCTATCGCAAGTTCCCCGACAAGCAGGCGCTTCTCGACGCGCTGTTCGACGACAAGATCGACGGGATCATGCGGATCGTCGACGAGGCGTCGCTGATCTCGGACGCGGGCGAAGCGTTCCGCAGCTACCTCTTCGGCATGATCGAACTCCACGCGTGCGACCGCAGCATTGCCACCGTGCTGTTCGCTCCCGGCCGGTACGACCGATTCCCGCCCGAGCTGAGCGAGAGGCTCGGCTCGACGGCGGACCGCCTGATCGCCGACGCCGTGGCGGCCGGCGAACTACGCCCGGGCTTCACCCGGCAGGACACCATCGCGCTCGCGGCGATGGTCAGCACCATCGCACTCGCCGCGCGCGACACCGACCCCGACCTGTGGCGGCGATACGCCTCGGTCGTGGTCGACG contains these protein-coding regions:
- a CDS encoding TetR/AcrR family transcriptional regulator — protein: MSTTASPARRPRADAERNRRRVLDAATQVFAEHGPAATLGDVARAAGVGVGTIYRKFPDKQALLDALFDDKIDGIMRIVDEASLISDAGEAFRSYLFGMIELHACDRSIATVLFAPGRYDRFPPELSERLGSTADRLIADAVAAGELRPGFTRQDTIALAAMVSTIALAARDTDPDLWRRYASVVVDGTRPGAGDRLAPEPPAFRAMTEALSRVL